The Candidatus Binataceae bacterium region CGCGCGAGGGAATACGGCATCGCATTCGACCGCGATGTCTCGCAGTCACATCGGCGTGAGAAACTTCAAAACGCCAACAGTGTTGAGGAGACGATTCGTTACAGCATTGCCGAAAACACCGAGCGCGAGGCCGTCATCGATCGCCGCGCCCTCGAAGCGAAGGCTCTCCAGCACGCAATGGGGAGCGTCGAGCTCGATGAGATACGAAGGGAAAGCCATCGCTTCCTGCGAGAAGGGCCGCTGATCTCGGTCGGCGACGCCGCGAGTTCGCCGCGGGGCGCGTACACGACGCCGGAGATGGTTGCTCTTGAGCGCGAGAACATCGAGCTGATGCGCAGTGGGCGAGGGAAGGCGAGCCCAATCGGCACGTTGCACGAGGTCCGCACGTGGGCGAACCAGCGCGGGCTAGCTTCGGACCAAGCCAGCGTCGCTGAACTCACTCTTGCGTCCGGCGATTGGCTGACTTCAATCGAGGGGCGCGCTGGCGCCGCAAAGACCACGACGGTTGGTGCCATCCGCGAGTTCGCGGAAGAACAGGAGTACGCAGCCTACGGCTTCGCTCCGACGACGCGCGCGGTCAGATCGCTCTCCGACGCGGGCATCGCCTCAAGAACTGTCGCGAGTCTCCTCGAAGGCCGAACACCGGATGTCGAGAAGAAACAGATCTGGATTGTTGACGAATCGAGCCTGCTCGCGACACGGCAGGTCAACCGGCTCCTGCAGAAGGCGAGCGCCGAAGGTGTCGAGCGGGTCATTTTCGTCGGCGACCAGCGCCAGCACCATGCGATAGAAGCAGGACGACCAATCTCTCAGATGCAGGAAGCGGGAATGCCGATCGCCCGCCTGGACACCATTCGCCGCCAGCGTGATCCGGAGCTCCGCGAAGCCGTTACGCTCGCGTCTAAAGGCGAGATCGCGCAGTCGCTTGCAATCCTTGAGCGGCGCGGCGACATCCGTGAAGTCGCCGACATCGAACAGCGCAGGGAGCAAATCGCGAGAGAATATGTCGCTGCCCACGCATCAGGGCAGCGGATTCTGGTCATCAGCCCGTCAAACGACGAGCGGCGCGAGCTGAACGAAGCGATTCGGTCTGCGCTGATCATCCGCGGCCATATCTCGTTCGTCGGCAAGGAGCACACGATTCTCTTAAATCGCGGCCTCTCCGGCGCGCAGCGTGCGATGGTTTACAACTACGAAGTAGGCGACGTGATCCGCTTCACCCGTGGAAGCAAACAGTTTGCGTTAATCAAAGGCGACTACGCCCGCGTCGAAGCTGTTGATCGCGACGCCAACCTGCTCACAGTGACGGCGCCGGATGGGCGGCGTCTCGAATACAATCCTGTCCGCCTATTCGGCGTCGAAGTCTTTCGCGAGGAAAAAAGGTTCCTCTCACGAGGGGACCGCATCCAGTTCCGCGCACCCGACCGGGCACTCGGCCTTGCCAATGGCGAGTTCGCTACGATTAGAGCCATCGACGCTCGTCGGGCCGTTGTGCACCTAGACAACGGCAAGCAGTTGAGCGTGGCGTCGGATCGTCTTCGCCACATTGACTACGGGTACGCTTCTACTTCGCACTCGGCGCAGGGCGCGACGGTCGATCGAGTTATCGTCGACATCGATAACCGGCTCTCCCCAGAGCTGGTCAACCGCAAGCAGTTTTACGTCTCGATCAGCCGCGCGCGGAGTTCTATATCAATCTATACCGACGAGCGGCACAGTCTCTCGTACGCAGTCAGCCGAACCCGCGAGAAATCCATCGCTCTTGAGCATTCCGGTGCTGCACCGCATCGCGCTTTCGCAGTTTTGCCGGAGCAGCATCAAACTATCAGTCGAGGACACGGTCTGCGCAGATAGATCGGCGCAATCAACGCCTTCTCCCAAGAAAATAGGTGGCGCTCGCTCCACTGGACACGGCGCGCCACCCGCTTACGCCGGACGCTTGCGCTTGTCACGCCGTGCAGCGTTCCACTTCGCGCGTCTCGGAATCCAGCGCGCGCCCTCAGGTTCGAGTGAAGGGCGCGCGCCTTCAAAATGGTGCGCAGTCACAGCAGGCAAACGGCTTACGGAATCATGCGCGAATCTCCGCGCTAAGAGCGGAGTCTTGCATATGACTCCGCTGTCGGGCTTTAGAGCATCCGGCCCCTGCCGGGAAGCGGACGCCGGGAACCGGGCTGGCACTCGATTCGATCTCTTGCACATTTTCGTAATTCAGAGATTGTGGCTTTTGATGACATTCCTGTTGTTCTCGGCTAATCTCTACTCGGAGGCGGCGAGCGGCGGTTGCTGGCGCTGACAGATTTTGAATGAAGACCTTCGGCCAAGTACTCAGGGAAGCTCGAAAGAAAGCCGGCATCACCCAGAGAGAGCTTGCCGCCCGCTTGAAGCGCGAAGATGGGCGTCCGGTCGATCCACCCTATCTCAACGCCGTCGAACACGACCATCGCTATCCGCCCGAAGACTACCTGATCGAGCAGATGGCCAGAATTGTCGGCATCTCCGCCGATGTGCTGTACTTTCATGCGAACCGGCAGCCGCCTGACGTAAAGACCGAAGCGGACCAGGAGCGGGTCGAGGCCGCTTACCGCGCGTTCCGCAGCGCGCTGGGAGTAAAACCGACCGGCAATCGAAAATGAAGCTGCTTCGCGACCCACTGGGACGCCCGATCGAGCGCCTCTACTTCAAAGCCGAGGTGCTTGACGAACGCTGCGAGCGGAAGATCGCGGACTTCATGAACCAGCACTGCGGCGGCTTCAAACTCCCGATTCCCACCTCCTCGATAATCCGCATGATCGCGGCGGAGGCCGATGAGCTCGAACTCCATGCCGATCTGGCCCAAGGCGTGGATGGATACACCGACTTCTTTCCTGACCGCAAGCCCAGGGTGAAGATTTCGGCGCGACTCTCCGCCACCCGCTACGAGAACCGCTTCCGCTTCACCCTCGGCCATGAATACGGCCATTATGCCGACTTCTGGATTATGCCGAGTTTTTTCGGTTGAGCTCTACGGGCCGAGCGGTGCGACTGGAAATGTCGGCATAATTCGGCTGTGCATTTCCTCGCGCTGAACGTTCGACTTGCGGTTGGTCGGAAGCTCGCTGACGATTCGGTTGAACCGCGCCTTGACCTCTTTGACATTTAACACTTTCACAGAGCGGGCTTCGTGAGACAGCATCGCTGGAAATTGGCAGGTATCCAAGCGTGTGGCAATTTCAAACGTTTAGGCTTCAGGGTCTTCGATCTGAGCTTCCTCGAGTTTCCTTGCTTCGCGGTTCCACGCATCGAGCATCCACGCCGGGAGTTGATCATGTCTTCTAACAGCGACCCGAGCGTTAGCGTACGGCATATGAGGCTCGAGAATGGTTCGCACTAAAAGAGTCTCGGCAGACACTTCAATCGGCGCAATCAAATCCGGAGCCATCGTGATGTTCTCGCGACTAGTCAGGTACAGCGGCACGACATAATTCATACGACCGAAATACCAGTACGGAATTTGGAGATTCCTATTAATGGACCACTGTATGGCGCCAGCGACTGCACATATCTGCGACACTGGAGGGGTTTGCGCTAAAAATTTGACCCGATCGGCATGGTCTCCAAGAATGTGATCATGGCTCATGACGATTTCCGCGCTGCGACTGATCGTTGGCGGTTCTGGGATAGACGGTGAGAGCGGCAATTCAGGCGCTGAAATCCTCGATCCCGCTGCGACGAGAATATAAGGTTGCTTGCCGATTTGAGGATTTGGCTCGAAGACCAGGTAGAGCGGCGTGCCGTAGCGTGTCTGCAGATGCCCGGCGCTCACGTAGATTTGATTCTCGCTCTGCGTGAAGCGCCCTTCTATGATGCTCCATGCGACATGCACAGCGAGATACTTCACCAAAACAAAAAGATCGTTGCCCCATTCCTCGGGCAGTGCCTCTGCTGAAAGGCGTTCAATTGTCTTATCTGGAAGAAACGCGAAGCGTCGCAACCTCTCGGTGACTTTAGCCGTTGCGGCAACGCCAAGCTGAGAGACTAGAGCATCCTTGTCGAACACGGTTCAGGCCCCTTTGCGAACAACGGTTGCGGGATTATTAGAACGGACGTTTTCGGAGCGCAAGGATCGGCGGACCGTGTGTCTTCCTCCGATTCAGGCCGTCCGTGGAATTGCCGCATGCGTCCAAGATAGAGAATACCTTAATCCTAATGCTCCTGACGGAAGGGCCAGGTTACGCTATTCTGTCGCAAGACAGGGAGGAGGCGGAGATGGCGGAAGGCGCTGACTCGATGGCATGAAGACATTTGGCCAAGTAATTACCGAGGCTCGCAAAAAAGCAGGCCTCACACAAAAGGAGGTTGCCGGACGCCTGAAGCGCGAGGATGGCCGCGTGGTTGATGCCCCATACCTAAATGCGATGGAGCACGACCGGCGCTATCCACCGTCGAATCATTTGATCGACCAGCTTGCCGAAATCCTCGGAGTGCCCGCCGACTTGCTCTACTTCCACGCGAAGCGATTGCCAGGCGATATCAAACGCGACGTGGACAATCAGCAGGTTGAGGCGGCGTACCAGGCTTTCCGCAAGGCGCTGAAAGGCTCTAAAACCGGCAGCAAAAAAAATGAAACCGCTTCGCGATCCGCTTGGTCGGCCGATTCCACGTCTCTACTTCAAGACAGAGGAGCTGGACGCCAGGTGCGAAGGGATCATCAGAGATTTCATGGAGCGCCGAGCCGGCGGCTTCCGCCTGCCGATTCCCACTGACGAGTTGACGCGCCTTATCGAAGAGCAAGCCGACGACCTCGATATGTACGCGGACCTGCCCGAAGGAATTCAGGGCCAGACGCTGTTCTTCCTCGATCGGCGGCCCAAGGTGCAGATCTCGGAAGCGATCCACAGAACCAAAAGCGACCACCGCGTTCGAACCACTCTGGCTCATGAATTCGGCCATTATGCCGACTTCCGGATTATGCCGAGTTTTTTCGGTTGAGCTCTGCGGGCCGAGCGGTGCGACTGGAAATGTCGGCATAATTCGGCTGTGCATTTCCTTGCGCTGAACGTTCGACTTGCGGTTGAGACTTGACCTATAGGGTCTCGGTCAGCGCCGGGGCGGGGAGTTGCTGATGCCTTCAGCGACTCGGTTGACGGTGCCGATCCAAAGTTCCCCACGCGAGGGGTAGCGCCGCCGATCTAACCGGGATGCGACGAGCGAAGCGGCTCTGATTCGCCGACGATCTGATCCTCCGAAGCCAGTGGCCTGACCTTTCGCCAACACGAAAGGAGAGGCACATGACATTCCCACGGACTCCTGACCGCGCGCGGCCGGGTGAGGCGCAATGGTTCTGGCCGCATCGGCAAACCTTCATGGAGCGACTGGCCGCGCAAGGCTCCTCGCGATTCACGCTGCGCGAATACGAATCGATCGCCGACCGCTTCGGTGCGGCAATTGAGAGCCGCGCTTTTGGTGTCGGCGACCTAAATGGCGCTACGACGGAGCGCCTTCGGCGGATGGTGCTGAGAGAGGTCCCCGAATACGCTCGCACCTACGCCAAGTTCTGTCTGGGACGCTTCATCAATCATCTGGTCGAGGCCGGGGTTGCGACTGCGCCGCGACC contains the following coding sequences:
- the mobF gene encoding MobF family relaxase, translating into MLVMSKGALTAAQAETYYEEKYSYDDYYSEKQRVVGHWFGRAAEELGLSGEVATQDFRAVLRGVRPASGEVLVHKASGYDDRRAGWDATFNAPKSVSIQALAGDDQRLIAAHRRAVNRALEEVEHYALSRRHGGSEWVVTGNVVAARFDHIAARPASGVQDGYGPDPHLHTHVVIANMTRRPDGEWRGLDPIEIYRAQAFATAVYRSELAREVQQLGYRIKVAGRDGRWELGGYTREQVMAFSRRRQDIEQALARSGLAGAEAAQNIAHRTRLSKDHRDEDSLKAEWRFRAREYGIAFDRDVSQSHRREKLQNANSVEETIRYSIAENTEREAVIDRRALEAKALQHAMGSVELDEIRRESHRFLREGPLISVGDAASSPRGAYTTPEMVALERENIELMRSGRGKASPIGTLHEVRTWANQRGLASDQASVAELTLASGDWLTSIEGRAGAAKTTTVGAIREFAEEQEYAAYGFAPTTRAVRSLSDAGIASRTVASLLEGRTPDVEKKQIWIVDESSLLATRQVNRLLQKASAEGVERVIFVGDQRQHHAIEAGRPISQMQEAGMPIARLDTIRRQRDPELREAVTLASKGEIAQSLAILERRGDIREVADIEQRREQIAREYVAAHASGQRILVISPSNDERRELNEAIRSALIIRGHISFVGKEHTILLNRGLSGAQRAMVYNYEVGDVIRFTRGSKQFALIKGDYARVEAVDRDANLLTVTAPDGRRLEYNPVRLFGVEVFREEKRFLSRGDRIQFRAPDRALGLANGEFATIRAIDARRAVVHLDNGKQLSVASDRLRHIDYGYASTSHSAQGATVDRVIVDIDNRLSPELVNRKQFYVSISRARSSISIYTDERHSLSYAVSRTREKSIALEHSGAAPHRAFAVLPEQHQTISRGHGLRR
- a CDS encoding helix-turn-helix transcriptional regulator, producing the protein MKTFGQVLREARKKAGITQRELAARLKREDGRPVDPPYLNAVEHDHRYPPEDYLIEQMARIVGISADVLYFHANRQPPDVKTEADQERVEAAYRAFRSALGVKPTGNRK
- a CDS encoding DUF3825 domain-containing protein, which translates into the protein MFDKDALVSQLGVAATAKVTERLRRFAFLPDKTIERLSAEALPEEWGNDLFVLVKYLAVHVAWSIIEGRFTQSENQIYVSAGHLQTRYGTPLYLVFEPNPQIGKQPYILVAAGSRISAPELPLSPSIPEPPTISRSAEIVMSHDHILGDHADRVKFLAQTPPVSQICAVAGAIQWSINRNLQIPYWYFGRMNYVVPLYLTSRENITMAPDLIAPIEVSAETLLVRTILEPHMPYANARVAVRRHDQLPAWMLDAWNREARKLEEAQIEDPEA
- a CDS encoding helix-turn-helix domain-containing protein, coding for MKTFGQVITEARKKAGLTQKEVAGRLKREDGRVVDAPYLNAMEHDRRYPPSNHLIDQLAEILGVPADLLYFHAKRLPGDIKRDVDNQQVEAAYQAFRKALKGSKTGSKKNETASRSAWSADSTSLLQDRGAGRQVRRDHQRFHGAPSRRLPPADSH